Proteins from a genomic interval of Medicago truncatula cultivar Jemalong A17 chromosome 3, MtrunA17r5.0-ANR, whole genome shotgun sequence:
- the LOC25488867 gene encoding cyclin-dependent kinase C-2 gives MAAAGQLNVIDSPSRGSRSVDCFEKLEQIGEGTYGQVYMAKEIETGEIVALKKIRMDNEREGFPITAIREIKILKKLHHENVIKLKEIVTSPGPEKDDQGRPDGNKYKGGIYMVFDYMDHDLTGLADRPGMRFTVPQIKCYMRQLLTGLHYCHVNQVLHRDIKGSNLLIDNEGNLKLADFGLARSFSNEHNANLTNRVITLWYRPPELLLGTTRYGPAVDMWSVGCIFAELLHGKPIFPGKDEPEQLNKIFELCGAPDEVNWPGVQKTPWYNQFKPTRPMKRRLREVFRHFDRHALELLEKMLTLDPAQRISAKDALDAEYFWTDPLPCDPKSLPKYESSHEFQTKKKRQQQRQNEENAKRLKMQHPQQHTRLPPIQQGGHHAQMRQGPSHPSHGSQPAVAAGPSHHYGKPRPSGGPGRYPPGGNPSGGYNHPNRGGQGGGAGYGSGTYPPQGRGAPYGSGAMPAGPGGGPRGGGGSGYGVGGPNYPQGGPPHGGSAAGRGSNMMGGNRNQQYGWQQ, from the exons ATGGCAGCAGCTGGGCAACTGAACGTGATTGATTCACCTTCGCGTGGTTCCCGTAGCGTCGATTGCTTCGAGAAACTCGAACAAATCGGTGAAGGAACCTATGG TCAAGTTTACATGGCGAAAGAGATCGAAACCGGTGAAATTGTTGCTCTCAAGAAAATACGTATGGATAATGAAAGAGAAGGG TTTCCTATTACTGCGATACGCGAAATCAAAATTCTAAAGAAACTACATCATGAAAATGTAATTAAGTTGAAGGAAATCGTTACGTCTCCAGGCCCTGAGAAAGATGATCAAGGAAGGCCAG ATGGAAACAAATATAAAGGGGGCATATATATGGTCTTCGATTATATGGATCATGATTTAACAGGTCTTGCGGACCGACCTGGCATGAGATTTACTGTCCCCCAGATTAAA TGTTACATGAGGCAGCTTTTGACAGGACTGCACTATTGTCATGTCAATCAAGTTCTACACCGTGATATTAAAG GCTCAAATCTTCTCATTGATAATGAAGGTAACCTGAAGCTGGCAGATTTTGGATTGGCAAGGTCATTTTCGAATGAGCACAATGCAAACCTTACAAATCGAGTCATCACATTATGGTACAG ACCCCCTGAGTTACTACTGGGTACAACAAGGTATGGGCCAGCTGTAGACATGTGGTCCGTTGGGTGCATTTTTGCCGAGCTTCTTCACGGGAAACCCATCTTTCCTGGAAAAGATGAG CCAGAGCAATTAAATAAGATTTTTGAGCTGTGTGGAGCACCGGATGAGGTGAACTGGCCTGGAGTTCAAAAGACTCCTTGGTACAATCAGTTTAAGCCAACAAGACCGATGAAAAGGCGTCTGAGGGAAGTTTTCAGACA TTTTGATCGCCATGCATTGGAGTTGTTGGAGAAGATGCTCACACTTGATCCTGCTCAG aGAATTTCTGCCAAGGACGCACTTGATGCTGAGTACTTCTGGACTGATCCATTACCATGCGATCCCAAGAG TTTACCCAAGTATGAGTCATCACATGAGTTTCAGACCAAGAAAAAGCGTCAGCAGCAAAggcaaaatgaagaaaatgccAAGCGTCTTAAAATGCAGCATCCGCAGCAGCATACTCGTCTTCCCCCGATTCAGCAGGGTGGACATCATGCCCAAATGCGGCAAGGTCCTAGCCACCCTAGTCATGGATCTCAACCAGCAGTCGCTGCAGGACCTAGCCATCATTATGGTAAGCCTCGTCCCTCTGGTGGGCCAGGAAGATATCCTCCTGGTGGGAACCCTAGTGGGGGTTACAATCATCCAAATCGTGGAGGTCAAGGAGGGGGTGCTGGTTATGGTAGTGGGACATATCCTCCTCAAGGGCGGGGGGCACCTTATGGGTCTGGTGCTATGCCTGCAGGACCCGGTGGTGGTCCTCGCGGTGGAGGTGGCAGTGGCTATGGGGTTGGAGGTCCAAATTATCCTCAAGGTGGTCCTCCACATGGTGGATCGGCTGCTGGTCGTGGGTCAAACATGATGGGTGGGAATCGCAACCAACAATATGGTTGGCAGCAGTAG
- the LOC25488866 gene encoding probable serine/threonine-protein kinase PBL18, protein MGSSCTKPVAHVSSSNISGSKKPQSTSTAKRYSNSSEQRTSSESSQEKRYSNSSEQRASSRSSQEKRYSNSSEQRVSFQNSQENVETSISNKLKSFSLNDLKEATKNFRREYLIGEGGFGRIFKGWIDENTYAPTKPGSGIVVAIKNLKQESFQGHKEWLAEVNYLGQLHHENLVKLIGYCLQGKNRLLVYEFMQKGSLENHLFRKNVQPIAWATRVNIAVGVAKGLAFLHSLTANVIFRDLKASNILLDSDFNARLSDFGLARDGPTGDNTHVSTRIIGTQGYAAPEYVATGHLTPRSDVYSFGVVLLELLTGKRAVEDARPGFSEETLVDWAMPFLSDSRRVLRIMDTRLGGQYSKKGAQAASALALQCLNSDPKFRPPMVDVLATLEGLQSSNALQRTPKYGNESPATKHSSHSLR, encoded by the exons ATGGGAAGTTCTTGTACAAAACCTGTTGCTCATGTCTCTTCATCAAACATTTCTG GAAGTAAGAAGCCTCAAAGCACGAGCACCGCAAAGCGGTATTCAAATTCATCTGAACAAAGAACTTCTTCCGAAAGTTCACAAGAAAAGCGGTATTCAAATTCATCTGAACAAAGAGCTTCTTCCCGAAGTTCACAAGAAAAGCGGTATTCAAATTCATCTGAACAAAGAGTTTCTTTCCaaaattcacaagaaaatgTGGAAACTTCAATCTCCAACAAACTTAAGTCCTTCAGCTTGAATGATCTGAAGGAGGCTACTAAGAATTTCCGGCGAGAATATTTAATTGGAGAGGGAGGGTTCGGGCGTATCTTCAAGGGATGGATTGATGAGAACACATATGCTCCGACAAAACCAGGGAGTGGAATTGTAGTGGCCATCAAGAATCTCAAGCAAGAAAGCTTTCAAGGCCACAAGGAATGGCTT GCAGAAGTAAATTATCTAGGTCAGCTTCACCATGAAAATCTGGTGAAACTCATTGGTTACTGCTTGCAAGGAAAAAACAGGCTTCTAGTTTATGAGTTCATGCAAAAAGGAAGTTTGGAAAATCATTTATTCAGAA AAAACGTTCAGCCTATTGCCTGGGCAACCCGTGTCAATATTGCTGTTGGTGTTGCAAAAGGATTAGCATTCTTACATTCATTGACTGCAAATGTTATCTTTCGTGATTTAAAGGCCTCCAACATCCTACTTGATTCA GATTTCAATGCAAGGCTTTCGGATTTCGGGTTGGCAAGAGATGGTCCTACTGGGGATAATACTCACGTTTCAACAAGAATCATCGGAACTCAAGGTTATGCTGCTCCAGAGTATGTTGCAACAG GTCATTTGACACCGAGGAGTGATGTATACAGCTTTGGCGTTGTCTTGTTAGAGTTACTAACAGGAAAGCGAGCAGTAGAAGACGCGAGACCTGGATTTTCTGAAGAAACTCTTGTTGATTGGGCAATGCCTTTCTTGAGCGATAGCAGAAGAGTTTTGAGAATCATGGACACGAGATTAGGTGGTCAATACTCAAAGAAAGGTGCACAAGCTGCATCTGCACTGGCATTACAATGCTTAAACTCAGATCCTAAATTTAGACCACCTATGGTAGATGTTCTTGCAACATTGGAAGGACTTCAATCATCAAATGCATTACAAAGGACACCAAAATATGGAAATGAGAGTCCTGCAACCAAACATTCTTCTCATTCCCTTAGGTAA